In Bombus terrestris chromosome 13, iyBomTerr1.2, whole genome shotgun sequence, the DNA window GCACTCCGCTGGAAGCGGTGGCGGCGGAGGCGGAGGaggtgggggagggggagggggcgggggtggaggaggaggtggaTGCACAACGACCGGAGTCAGTCAAAGACCGGCGGCGACGAGCAGCGCCGGCAGCACGACCGGCGGCTACGCGAGAGCGCCGGTGACTTCCTGCGCGTCGACCGCGCCTCAATACGGCAGCGACCTGTACTTTCCTGGAACAGCGAGCGCCCAACCGGCCGGCGATCCGCATCATCATCAAAGCAGCCTGCTCGGAAAGGTCGAGGGAGCGACCTTGGGCTCGGTGTACGGCCGACATCCGTACGAGTCGTGGCCGTTCAACGCGATGCCGGGCGCGACACACGGCGGTATCAAAGCGAGCGACGGTTGGTGGGACGTTCACGGGGCCGCGACAGCCGGCGGATGGCTGGACGTAGGCAGCACGGTCGGCGTCGGTGTGCATGCCGCGCAAATGGCCAACTACTCGGCCGACTACTCGACGAGCCTAGCGCTCGCGGGCAATCATTTGCTGACCACCGCGACCACCGCCGGCCACAATCTCCTTCAAGACACGTACAAATCGATGTTGCCGGGAGGCCCTCCCGGGTTCGGGCTCCACCATCACGCGGCCGCGACGGCGAGCGCGAGCGCCGGTGCCGGTAGCCCTCAGGGGAGCGGCGGCGGCGTCGGCGTTGGGGCAGGCGGCGTTAGCCAAGCCCCGTCGCCGCGCTCCCAAAGACGCTACACCGGACGTGCGACCTGCGACTGTCCGAATTGTCAAGAAGCCGAGAGACTCGGTCCGGCCGGCGTACATCTCAGGAAGAAGAACATCCATAGCTGTCACATACCCGGCTGCGGTAAGGTCTACGGGAAAACGTCGCATCTGAAGGCCCACTTACGGTGGCACACTGGTGAGCGACCGTTTGTTTGCAACTGGCTTTTCTGTGGCAAGCGGTTCACACGTTCGGATGAGTTGCAGCGGCACCTTCGAACCCACACCGGCGAAAAGAGATTCGCCTGCCCGGTCTGCAACAAGCGGTTCATGCGCAGCGACCATCTCGCGAAGCACGTCAAGACccacagcagcagcagcagcagcagcggcaGCAAGGGCAAGGGGGGAGCGGGGAGCTCGTCAGCCGAGTCCTGCTCAGACAGCGAGGACAACGGGAGTCAGCAGAGTCCCACTTCCAGCTCGGTGCCGCCGCAGCCgcagccgccgccgccgccgcagcagcagcagcagcagccacCGCAGCAACCGGCCCAACCGGCTCAGGCCCAgcaccagcagcagcagcagcagcagcagcagcaggctctggtggcggcggcggcggcggcagcggcAGCGGcagcggcggtggcggcgggcCAGGACACCACCAACAACACCACATCCCagaccaccaccaccaccagtCTCGGCCATCAGCCGACAACGCCCATGACCCCAATACAGATGACCCCTCCACCTCTGACCCCACACCATCCCCACCACCCGCATCTCCCTCCTCTAATGCACCATCCGCATCATCACGCAACCTCCGTCCCGGCGGCGGCCCACCACCCGCACGCGGGGATGAGCATGCACTGAGCCCGGTGGGGCCCGGAGCCGGTGCCTGCAGTTCCGCTGCCGCAACGGCCCTGGGCTCCCCCCTATCCTACCCCCTCAACCTGAACCTCGTCCAGAATCACGCCGCTGCTCACCAGACCATCGCTCACCATCATGCCACCTCCAGCTCTGCCTCCGCAAACACCGCTCCTACCCATCACCAACACCAGAACCATCAtcaccatcaccatcatcacCACCATCACCATCAACACCAACACCAACAGCAACAGCACTCGCGTCAAAGTAATTCCTATTCCGTGCAACAGAATCCTGGCACGCCGGGGACCGCGCAGACTCCCTCACCCTCGTCCCCCGCGCCTGTACATAGTCTCTAGGTTGACGCGTCGCCACTCTACTACTAAGCCCTTCGTTCCATCGGCCGCCCATTCTCTACCGCCCCTGCTACCTGTATTTTCCCTCTCGGTAGATCGGGCAGCGATCCTCTCGAACGGTGCTTCGACTAAACGACGCTCGTTCCCCCCGACCTTTCGACTTTTCACGCTGTTCATCGAATCCGATTTCATTCGATTCTTCGTCTTTCCGCTCGAACGAGTCTCTCTCTGTACAGTCGCGATCGCTGCCTCGTCCACcgattctcttcttctctct includes these proteins:
- the LOC100650783 gene encoding transcription factor Sp9, which gives rise to MLTDMTPAAAGQLYPQLQSIAKSPVHGHVDHPGLRGTPLAMLAAQCNKLSSKSPPPLADAAVGKGFHPWKKSPQSSGSSPQHSAGSGGGGCTTTGVSQRPAATSSAGSTTGGYARAPVTSCASTAPQYGSDLYFPGTASAQPAGDPHHHQSSLLGKVEGATLGSVYGRHPYESWPFNAMPGATHGGIKASDGWWDVHGAATAGGWLDVGSTVGVGVHAAQMANYSADYSTSLALAGNHLLTTATTAGHNLLQDTYKSMLPGGPPGFGLHHHAAATASASAGAGSPQGSGGGVGVGAGGVSQAPSPRSQRRYTGRATCDCPNCQEAERLGPAGVHLRKKNIHSCHIPGCGKVYGKTSHLKAHLRWHTAAPSNPHRRKEIRLPGLQQAVHAQRPSREARQDPQQQQQQQRQQGQGGSGELVSRVLLRQRGQRESAESHFQLGAAAAAAAAAAAAAAAAATAATGPTGSGPAPAAAAAAAAAGSGGGGGGGSGSGSGGGGGPGHHQQHHIPDHHHHQSRPSADNAHDPNTDDPSTSDPTPSPPPASPSSNAPSASSRNLRPGGGPPPARGDEHALSPVGPGAGACSSAAATALGSPLSYPLNLNLVQNHAAAHQTIAHHHATSSSASANTAPTHHQHQNHHHHHHHHHHHHQHQHQQQQHSRQSNSYSVQQNPGTPGTAQTPSPSSPAPVHSL